A window of the Oceanispirochaeta sp. genome harbors these coding sequences:
- a CDS encoding PTS sugar transporter subunit IIA, translated as MINISRFMESDSPDKESLLFSMVSHFFSERDKGFREKIMTGCLAREKEATTMVDKGIAFPHSVIKDKIPPRVLCCNSPEGVPWNTAGEKVSIIIMLVCNEEDHLPTLSELAGIFQMPGVSDRLGKAENAEDMTEILITAQSQKEENWSEDKEIITNSLLREADRLASRMKNARIVLFSNSLIQIMALSEQFKPQNAILVSTRSRVLNRSALLNKTFSRIYHAHGFINDEKEILKQLWSEKILLDGDIVLALSGFEFDVMPHSISIFAIPRDLYE; from the coding sequence ATGATCAATATCAGCAGATTCATGGAATCTGACAGTCCGGACAAGGAGTCTCTCCTGTTTTCAATGGTGTCTCACTTCTTTTCCGAAAGAGACAAAGGATTCAGAGAAAAAATCATGACAGGCTGCCTCGCAAGGGAAAAGGAAGCCACAACCATGGTGGATAAGGGAATTGCCTTTCCTCACTCTGTGATCAAGGATAAAATCCCCCCCCGGGTTCTCTGCTGCAACTCCCCTGAAGGGGTTCCCTGGAATACAGCTGGAGAGAAGGTTTCCATTATCATTATGCTGGTCTGCAACGAAGAGGATCATCTTCCAACCCTGTCGGAACTGGCCGGCATATTTCAGATGCCCGGAGTGTCCGACCGGCTGGGCAAGGCAGAAAATGCTGAGGATATGACAGAAATTCTGATCACAGCACAGTCACAGAAAGAGGAGAACTGGTCCGAAGATAAGGAAATAATCACCAATTCTCTTCTCCGTGAAGCCGACCGACTGGCTTCACGGATGAAAAACGCCAGAATTGTGCTTTTTTCCAACTCACTCATCCAGATAATGGCCCTTTCCGAGCAGTTCAAGCCCCAAAACGCCATCTTGGTCAGCACTAGAAGCCGGGTTCTGAACAGGTCCGCCCTCCTGAATAAAACCTTTTCCAGAATCTATCATGCTCATGGTTTTATCAACGATGAAAAAGAGATCCTCAAGCAGCTCTGGTCAGAAAAGATTCTTTTGGACGGTGACATCGTTCTGGCCCTTTCCGGTTTTGAGTTTGATGTGATGCCCCACAGCATCTCAATATTTGCGATCCCCAGGGATTTATATGAATAA
- a CDS encoding transketolase C-terminal domain-containing protein: MSGKATREAYGVAILELGRSNPDIYVVDADIGKSCKTVPFFEELPNQHVNVGIAEQNAAGVAAGLATCGKIPFVTTYAVFGSMRMCEQIRQEACYPNLNVKVACSHGGFTPASDGASHQGIEDMGIYRTIPNMTVIMPADYYSALKLVKAAAAYYGPVYLRFTRDPIPFIYDENAEFVIGKAVQLKEGKDIAIIANGDIMSRAVAAAEELETRGYSVRLLDMHTIKPLDEEAVKKAIVEIGSIITVEDHNILNGLGSAVCELVAEMGMGKVKRIGIQDRFGESAPYDRLLEKHGITVKNIVASAETLIKEKQPV, encoded by the coding sequence ATGTCAGGAAAAGCAACAAGAGAAGCATATGGAGTGGCAATCCTGGAATTGGGAAGATCCAATCCGGATATATATGTTGTGGATGCGGATATCGGAAAATCATGTAAGACTGTTCCCTTTTTTGAAGAACTTCCGAATCAGCATGTGAATGTGGGTATCGCCGAACAAAATGCCGCAGGTGTGGCTGCGGGTCTTGCTACATGTGGTAAAATCCCTTTTGTGACAACCTATGCCGTATTCGGATCTATGAGAATGTGTGAACAAATTCGCCAGGAAGCCTGTTATCCCAACCTGAATGTGAAGGTTGCCTGTTCTCACGGTGGTTTTACACCGGCCAGTGACGGTGCGAGTCATCAGGGTATTGAGGATATGGGTATCTACAGAACCATCCCCAATATGACTGTCATCATGCCTGCGGATTACTATTCTGCTCTGAAGCTTGTAAAAGCTGCAGCCGCATATTACGGTCCTGTATACCTCAGGTTTACAAGGGATCCAATCCCTTTCATCTATGATGAAAATGCCGAGTTTGTCATCGGTAAGGCTGTGCAGCTGAAAGAAGGTAAAGATATTGCCATCATAGCCAATGGTGATATCATGTCCCGTGCTGTGGCAGCGGCTGAAGAGCTGGAAACCAGAGGCTACTCAGTTCGTCTGTTGGATATGCACACCATTAAACCCCTGGATGAGGAGGCCGTCAAAAAGGCCATTGTAGAAATCGGCAGCATTATCACCGTTGAGGACCATAATATTCTGAATGGATTGGGAAGTGCTGTGTGTGAGTTAGTTGCAGAAATGGGAATGGGGAAGGTTAAACGGATCGGAATACAGGATAGATTCGGTGAATCCGCTCCCTATGACAGACTCCTTGAGAAACACGGCATTACGGTGAAAAACATTGTTGCTTCAGCCGAGACTCTCATAAAGGAAAAACAGCCTGTTTAA
- a CDS encoding transketolase has translation MNKEEKVAYLKGKAIEMRKTALTMIHTAQSGHPGGSLSAADYMTALYFSELNIKAEEPKWPDRDRFVLSKGHVCPILYSALALKEYFPYETIYTLRKEGSILQGHPDMKVCPGVDISTGSLGQGLSTAVGMAIAAKRDKKDYRVFCVVGDGESQEGQIWEAVMSAVKYKLDNLVIFVDNNNLQNDNTCDVVMPTGDLRKKFDAFGCEAYGIDGHKMEEIVDVLDEIRTKKNGIPKVIVGKTVKGRGVSFMENVVMWHGVAPDKEQFAQAISEVEGGLK, from the coding sequence ATGAATAAAGAAGAGAAAGTGGCATATCTGAAAGGAAAAGCCATCGAAATGAGGAAGACCGCGCTGACGATGATCCATACAGCGCAGTCCGGTCACCCAGGGGGATCTTTATCGGCGGCTGACTATATGACCGCCCTGTATTTTAGCGAATTGAATATCAAAGCAGAAGAGCCTAAATGGCCGGACCGGGATAGATTTGTTCTGTCCAAAGGTCATGTCTGTCCCATCCTTTACAGCGCATTGGCCTTAAAGGAATACTTTCCCTACGAAACCATCTATACACTGAGAAAAGAGGGTTCGATCCTTCAGGGACATCCTGATATGAAGGTCTGCCCCGGTGTGGATATAAGCACCGGCTCATTAGGACAGGGACTATCAACAGCCGTCGGCATGGCCATTGCTGCCAAACGTGATAAAAAAGATTACCGGGTATTCTGCGTTGTAGGAGACGGTGAAAGCCAGGAAGGTCAGATCTGGGAAGCCGTCATGTCGGCTGTCAAATATAAGCTGGATAATCTGGTGATATTTGTAGATAACAACAATCTTCAGAATGACAATACCTGTGATGTGGTTATGCCTACAGGTGACCTCAGGAAGAAATTTGATGCCTTCGGTTGTGAAGCCTATGGCATTGACGGACACAAGATGGAAGAAATTGTGGATGTTCTGGATGAAATAAGAACAAAGAAAAACGGAATCCCAAAAGTCATTGTGGGTAAGACCGTGAAAGGCCGGGGTGTTTCCTTTATGGAAAATGTGGTCATGTGGCATGGAGTTGCTCCAGATAAAGAGCAGTTTGCTCAGGCCATCAGTGAAGTAGAGGGAGGATTGAAATAA
- a CDS encoding L-threonylcarbamoyladenylate synthase, which translates to MIYTSTDENIQIAAQIIKDGGLVAFPTETVYGLGGNALDVKAVAAIFEAKKRPSFDPLITHIADHEMLDELADIKDQRIYDLASEFWPGALTLIVPKRDIIPSLVTSGLQTMAVRMPDHPIALSLIRQSSGAVAAPSANSFGYLSPTEARHVEEDLGSRIDMILDGGACRVGVESTVLDLTREHPIILRPGGLTRQEIESVLGPVDLFNRTSTSPTAPGQLEMHYSPRKPLHVVEDLTTLPDKGSAGALIFSDSSRAEGFAHSEILAPSGNVLEAASRLFSALHSLDQQDISCIYAEFIPEEGLGQAVMDRIYKASEK; encoded by the coding sequence ATGATATACACAAGTACAGATGAAAACATACAAATAGCGGCTCAGATTATCAAGGATGGCGGTCTTGTGGCCTTCCCGACCGAAACCGTGTACGGCCTGGGGGGGAATGCTCTGGATGTGAAAGCTGTTGCTGCCATTTTCGAGGCTAAGAAAAGACCCAGCTTTGACCCGCTGATCACTCATATCGCCGATCATGAGATGCTGGATGAACTGGCGGATATCAAAGATCAGAGGATCTACGACCTGGCTTCAGAATTCTGGCCAGGGGCACTGACCCTGATCGTTCCCAAAAGAGATATTATTCCTTCTCTGGTTACTTCCGGGCTGCAGACCATGGCGGTCAGAATGCCTGATCATCCCATCGCTCTGTCCTTGATTCGTCAGTCCAGCGGCGCCGTTGCCGCCCCTTCGGCGAACTCTTTCGGTTATCTCAGCCCAACGGAAGCCCGGCATGTGGAAGAGGACCTGGGCAGCAGAATAGACATGATCCTGGACGGTGGGGCTTGTCGTGTGGGGGTCGAGTCCACAGTTCTGGACCTGACCAGAGAACATCCCATTATTTTAAGGCCCGGCGGATTGACCCGGCAGGAAATTGAATCGGTTCTGGGACCTGTGGACCTGTTTAACAGAACATCCACCTCCCCCACCGCTCCGGGTCAGCTGGAAATGCACTATTCTCCCCGTAAGCCTCTTCATGTTGTAGAGGATTTGACAACTCTACCGGATAAAGGAAGTGCCGGGGCCTTGATCTTCAGTGATTCTTCCAGGGCTGAGGGATTTGCACATAGTGAGATTCTCGCTCCTTCGGGCAATGTCCTCGAAGCGGCTTCCCGACTTTTTTCGGCACTTCACTCTCTGGATCAGCAGGATATCAGCTGCATCTATGCGGAGTTTATTCCGGAAGAAGGCCTCGGCCAGGCTGTGATGGACCGGATTTACAAGGCTTCAGAAAAATAA
- a CDS encoding D-2-hydroxyacid dehydrogenase: protein MIVVLDGYTLNPGDLSWDGFEKLGEFVCYDRTESSDIISRIGDADAVITNKTPLTAETLKACPGIKYIGVLATGYNVVDVAAASKAGIPVCNIPTYGTTAVAQFAFAQLLNICHHIQDHANTVKEGKWTACPDFCYWDFPLTELAGKTMGIIGYGRIGQAAGKIAQAFGMKVLAYDEYQNKDLECETMEYVSLDALLSASDVISLHCPLFESTEGIINKDNIAKMKDAVIIINTSRGPLVVEQDLADALRSGKVRAAGLDVVSTEPIKADNVLLKAPNCFITPHIAWAPLESRKRLMNIAVENLSSFQKGTVTNRVN from the coding sequence ATGATTGTTGTTTTAGATGGATATACATTGAATCCCGGGGACCTTTCCTGGGATGGATTTGAAAAACTGGGGGAGTTCGTCTGTTATGACAGGACTGAATCCTCTGATATTATCAGCCGGATCGGTGATGCAGATGCTGTGATCACCAACAAGACTCCCCTGACTGCCGAGACTCTCAAGGCCTGTCCCGGGATTAAATACATTGGCGTACTGGCTACAGGTTATAATGTTGTTGATGTTGCGGCCGCTTCCAAGGCGGGAATACCGGTCTGCAATATCCCGACCTACGGTACAACGGCTGTGGCCCAGTTTGCTTTTGCACAGCTTCTGAATATCTGTCATCATATTCAGGATCATGCCAATACAGTGAAAGAAGGGAAATGGACGGCTTGTCCCGATTTCTGCTACTGGGATTTTCCCTTGACAGAACTGGCAGGCAAGACCATGGGAATTATCGGATATGGACGAATTGGTCAGGCTGCGGGTAAAATTGCCCAGGCCTTCGGGATGAAGGTCCTGGCCTATGATGAATATCAGAATAAGGATCTGGAATGTGAAACAATGGAATATGTGTCCCTGGATGCTCTTCTGAGTGCTTCCGATGTGATCTCTCTCCATTGTCCATTGTTTGAATCTACTGAGGGAATCATTAACAAAGACAATATTGCTAAAATGAAAGATGCTGTGATCATCATCAATACCTCTAGAGGTCCCCTCGTTGTAGAACAGGATCTGGCTGATGCTCTCAGGAGCGGAAAAGTAAGAGCTGCCGGTCTGGATGTCGTATCAACAGAGCCTATCAAGGCCGACAATGTCCTGCTGAAAGCTCCCAACTGCTTTATCACCCCGCATATTGCCTGGGCTCCCCTGGAATCCAGAAAAAGGCTGATGAATATTGCCGTAGAGAATCTGTCATCCTTCCAGAAAGGGACAGTGACAAATAGAGTTAATTAA
- a CDS encoding DMT family transporter codes for MNRKNIAIPAILLATTLGASSGLFIKSLPFSGLGMTGFRMGVPFLFLLPLMIKRKMILGPVKNRKKIWMGSLLNAIRMILYVLSYKLTTMTNAVVLLYTWPLFALLIHSITTREKLKVKEIGLLIIAFSGVILLNAHKGFSLSGSDMKGNIFMIISALIFAISLLIFKDALVDHSEGEVLYFQNALGAVILIPFLAAEIPGMPLTATLTGLFYGFSVGIIGFGCFFIALKRLPIFQYGVLGYFEVFIAVLFGILLLGEEVRWNIILGALMILITSFLSRMEAQIKPADQL; via the coding sequence TTGAACAGAAAAAATATTGCCATCCCCGCAATCCTACTAGCTACAACTCTGGGGGCATCCAGTGGTTTGTTTATAAAATCACTACCTTTCAGCGGACTTGGAATGACGGGATTCCGGATGGGAGTGCCCTTCCTCTTCCTTCTCCCCCTGATGATCAAGAGAAAGATGATCCTGGGACCGGTGAAAAACAGAAAAAAGATCTGGATGGGATCTCTGCTGAATGCCATCAGGATGATTCTCTACGTTCTTTCCTATAAACTCACAACCATGACCAATGCAGTCGTTCTTTTATACACCTGGCCACTATTTGCCCTGTTGATTCATTCCATAACTACCAGGGAAAAATTAAAAGTCAAGGAAATCGGACTACTCATCATTGCCTTTTCCGGGGTCATCTTACTCAATGCCCACAAGGGTTTTTCTCTATCAGGATCAGATATGAAGGGGAACATCTTTATGATTATTTCGGCCCTGATCTTTGCAATTTCCCTCCTGATTTTCAAAGATGCCCTGGTAGACCACAGCGAAGGAGAAGTCCTGTATTTTCAGAATGCTCTAGGAGCCGTGATTTTGATCCCCTTTCTGGCGGCGGAAATACCGGGGATGCCTCTGACGGCCACTCTGACAGGACTCTTTTACGGTTTTTCTGTGGGGATCATCGGTTTTGGGTGTTTTTTTATTGCACTGAAGAGACTGCCCATCTTCCAGTACGGGGTTCTTGGCTATTTTGAAGTCTTCATAGCTGTTCTCTTTGGAATCCTTCTTCTAGGAGAAGAAGTCAGATGGAATATCATACTGGGAGCCTTAATGATCCTGATAACCAGCTTTTTGTCCAGGATGGAAGCTCAAATAAAGCCGGCAGATCAGCTTTAG
- a CDS encoding DNA integrity scanning protein DisA nucleotide-binding domain protein yields the protein MSLASELSRQGREGKPAGTIFVIGEYETVRDYCKQLIINPFGGLDDHERSILDAGLSETIKEFSKIDGAYIIENSGKIRSGGTYLSVPPHHIRLQPGLGARHAAALGITLAAPVASVVLSESTGQIRIYWDGLEQDIFTPSEKNRFSPL from the coding sequence GTGTCTCTGGCTTCTGAGCTCTCCCGGCAGGGACGGGAAGGAAAACCGGCAGGAACCATATTTGTGATCGGCGAGTATGAGACGGTCAGGGACTACTGCAAACAGCTGATCATCAACCCCTTCGGCGGTTTGGATGATCATGAACGCAGCATTCTGGATGCGGGACTCTCTGAAACTATCAAGGAGTTTTCCAAGATAGACGGGGCGTATATAATTGAAAACTCGGGGAAAATTCGTTCCGGAGGGACTTATTTATCCGTCCCCCCTCATCATATCCGGCTTCAACCAGGTCTGGGAGCTCGTCATGCTGCAGCCCTGGGGATTACACTGGCGGCTCCTGTAGCCTCGGTTGTCCTATCAGAATCGACCGGGCAGATCCGCATATACTGGGATGGTCTGGAACAAGACATTTTCACTCCGTCCGAGAAGAACCGGTTCTCTCCCTTATGA
- a CDS encoding MarR family winged helix-turn-helix transcriptional regulator, translating into MKNVSYGNENDLNLKLVIALSRSIQHIRRGEGQNIQDAGLTLSQFAVLEALYHKGDLRICEIIEKTLSTGGNMTVVVNNLVKDGLVRRFKDPGDGRASRISLTEKGEVLIADLFPRHVESVQTLFERLESDEKRRLLDLLKKLTGKM; encoded by the coding sequence ATGAAAAATGTCAGTTATGGAAATGAAAATGATCTGAATCTTAAGCTCGTGATAGCCCTTTCAAGATCCATACAGCATATTCGCCGAGGTGAAGGACAGAACATTCAGGATGCGGGTCTGACACTTTCTCAATTTGCGGTCCTGGAAGCTCTGTATCATAAGGGGGATCTCAGAATTTGTGAAATCATTGAGAAGACCCTCTCCACTGGGGGGAATATGACGGTGGTGGTCAATAACCTTGTGAAGGATGGTTTGGTTCGACGTTTTAAAGATCCCGGAGATGGCCGAGCCTCAAGGATCAGCCTGACAGAGAAGGGAGAGGTTCTTATAGCCGATCTGTTTCCCAGGCATGTTGAGAGTGTTCAGACTCTGTTTGAAAGGCTGGAGAGTGATGAGAAAAGACGTCTGCTGGATTTGTTGAAAAAACTGACAGGAAAAATGTGA